In a genomic window of Amycolatopsis japonica:
- the atpA gene encoding F0F1 ATP synthase subunit alpha gives MAELTISSDEIRSAIENYVSSYAPDVSREEVGVVVDAGDGIAHIEGLPSAMANELLEFPGGVLGVALNLDARSIGAAILGDFETVVEGQEVKRTGQVLSVPVGEGYLGRVVNPLGAPIDGLGEIETTERRPLEVKAASVVERQPVAEPLQTGITAIDAMTPIGRGQRQLIIGDRKTGKTAVAVDTIINQKANWETGDPKKQVRCIYVAVGQKGSTIAAVKKSLEDAGAMEYTTIVAAPASDSAGFKWIAPYTGSAIGQHWMYEGKHVLIVFDDLTKQADAYRAISLLLRRPPGREAFPGDVFYLHSRLLERCAKLSDELGAGSLTGLPIIETKANDVSAYIPTNVISITDGQCFFQSDLFNAGQRPAIDVGISVSRVGGAAQVKAMKDVSGSLRIDLSQYRELEAFAAFASDLDDASKAQLERGARLYEVLKQPQYSPIPVEEQVVTVYLGTNGHFDTVPTEDVRRFRDEFVDSARRKHGELLKDIRESGKFSKETASGLVDAVNEFKKEFTTSEGKSLVEVSDAMDAEKVGQETVKVNKPAPKK, from the coding sequence ATGGCGGAGCTGACGATCTCCTCGGATGAGATCCGTAGCGCGATCGAGAACTACGTCTCGAGTTACGCCCCGGACGTGAGCCGGGAAGAGGTTGGCGTCGTCGTCGACGCCGGTGACGGTATCGCCCACATCGAGGGTCTTCCCTCGGCGATGGCCAACGAGCTGCTCGAGTTCCCCGGCGGGGTCCTCGGCGTGGCGCTGAACCTGGACGCGCGCTCCATCGGTGCCGCGATCCTCGGTGACTTCGAGACCGTCGTCGAAGGTCAGGAAGTCAAGCGGACCGGTCAGGTCCTCTCGGTTCCGGTCGGCGAGGGCTACCTCGGCCGCGTCGTGAACCCGCTGGGCGCCCCGATCGACGGCCTCGGCGAGATCGAGACCACCGAGCGCCGCCCGCTGGAGGTCAAGGCCGCTTCGGTGGTCGAGCGCCAGCCGGTGGCCGAGCCGCTGCAGACCGGTATCACCGCGATCGACGCGATGACCCCGATCGGCCGTGGCCAGCGCCAGCTGATCATCGGTGACCGCAAGACCGGTAAGACGGCCGTCGCGGTGGACACGATCATCAACCAGAAGGCCAACTGGGAGACCGGCGACCCGAAGAAGCAGGTTCGCTGCATCTATGTCGCGGTCGGCCAGAAGGGCTCCACGATCGCCGCGGTCAAGAAGTCCCTCGAGGACGCCGGCGCGATGGAGTACACCACCATCGTCGCGGCCCCCGCGTCGGACTCCGCCGGCTTCAAGTGGATCGCGCCGTACACCGGCTCGGCCATCGGCCAGCACTGGATGTACGAGGGCAAGCACGTCCTCATCGTGTTCGACGACCTGACCAAGCAGGCCGACGCCTACCGCGCGATCTCGCTGCTGCTGCGTCGCCCGCCGGGCCGTGAAGCCTTCCCCGGCGACGTCTTCTACTTGCACTCCCGCCTCCTCGAGCGTTGCGCGAAGCTCTCGGACGAGCTGGGCGCGGGCTCGCTGACCGGTCTCCCGATCATCGAGACCAAGGCGAACGACGTGTCGGCCTACATCCCGACGAACGTCATCTCGATCACCGACGGTCAGTGCTTCTTCCAGTCGGACCTGTTCAACGCCGGTCAGCGCCCGGCCATCGACGTGGGTATCTCGGTTTCCCGCGTGGGTGGTGCCGCACAGGTCAAGGCGATGAAGGACGTTTCGGGTTCGCTCCGTATCGACCTGTCGCAGTACCGCGAGCTGGAGGCCTTCGCGGCCTTCGCTTCGGACCTCGACGACGCGTCGAAGGCGCAGCTCGAGCGCGGTGCCCGCCTGTACGAGGTGCTCAAGCAGCCGCAGTACTCGCCGATCCCGGTCGAGGAGCAGGTCGTCACGGTGTACCTCGGCACGAACGGTCACTTCGACACCGTTCCCACCGAGGACGTGCGCCGCTTCCGCGACGAGTTCGTCGACTCCGCGCGTCGCAAGCACGGAGAGCTCCTCAAGGACATCCGCGAGTCGGGCAAGTTCTCCAAGGAGACCGCTTCCGGGCTGGTCGACGCGGTGAACGAGTTCAAGAAGGAGTTCACCACCTCCGAGGGCAAGAGCCTGGTCGAGGTCTCCGACGCGATGGACGCCGAGAAGGTCGGGCAGGAGACCGTCAAGGTCAACAAGCCCGCCCCGAAGAAGTGA
- a CDS encoding F0F1 ATP synthase subunit gamma: MAAQLRELRSRIKATKSIGKITKAMELIATARITKARAKVAASRPYSDEITNVLSALAGASANLDHPLLVERPNPKRAAVLVITSDKGQCGGYNSNVLKATEELLTLLREQGKEPVLYVTGNKGLSFYRFRGREVAESWTGFSDQPGYVNAAEAGELIVESFLNGADDEAGNADGILGVDEIHVVYTEFVSMLTQRPVAKRVAPLEVEYTEGEEEKPESLLPSYEFEPSAEKLLAALLPKYINTRLFAAMLESAASELAARRTAMKAASDNANELVNTLTREANQARQAQITQEISEIVGGANALTAAGSDD, encoded by the coding sequence ATGGCCGCACAACTCCGAGAACTCCGGTCGCGTATCAAGGCGACCAAGTCCATCGGCAAGATCACCAAGGCGATGGAGCTCATCGCCACCGCGCGCATCACCAAGGCGCGGGCGAAGGTCGCGGCTTCCCGGCCGTACTCGGACGAGATCACGAACGTGCTCTCGGCCCTGGCCGGAGCCTCGGCGAACCTCGACCACCCGCTTCTGGTCGAGCGTCCGAACCCGAAGCGCGCGGCGGTCCTCGTGATCACCAGCGACAAGGGCCAGTGCGGTGGGTACAACTCCAACGTGCTGAAGGCGACCGAGGAGCTCCTCACGCTGCTGCGTGAGCAGGGCAAGGAGCCGGTGCTGTACGTGACCGGCAACAAGGGCCTGAGCTTCTACCGCTTCCGTGGCCGCGAGGTGGCCGAAAGCTGGACGGGCTTCTCCGACCAGCCCGGTTACGTCAACGCCGCGGAGGCCGGTGAACTCATCGTCGAGTCGTTCCTGAACGGCGCCGACGACGAGGCGGGCAACGCCGACGGCATCCTGGGTGTCGACGAGATCCACGTCGTCTACACCGAGTTCGTCTCGATGCTCACCCAGCGTCCCGTCGCCAAGCGCGTCGCGCCGCTCGAGGTCGAGTACACCGAGGGCGAAGAGGAGAAGCCCGAAAGCCTGCTCCCGAGCTACGAGTTCGAGCCCAGCGCCGAGAAGCTGCTCGCCGCGTTGCTGCCGAAGTACATCAACACGCGGCTCTTCGCGGCGATGCTCGAGTCGGCCGCGTCCGAACTCGCGGCCCGCCGTACCGCGATGAAGGCGGCGTCGGACAACGCGAACGAACTGGTGAACACGCTGACGCGGGAGGCGAACCAGGCCCGCCAGGCGCAGATCACCCAGGAGATCTCCGAAATCGTCGGTGGGGCGAACGCTCTCACCGCAGCAGGAAGTGATGACTGA
- the atpD gene encoding F0F1 ATP synthase subunit beta, whose product MTSTEARAKGRIVSVTGPVVDVEFPRGSVPDQFNALKVEIEFEQLRKTVTLEVASHLGDNLVRTISLQPQDGLVRGAEVTDTGGPITVPVGDKVKGHVYNALGECLDEPGYGEDLERWGIHRNPPSFDQLEGKTEMLETGLKVVDLLTPYVQGGKIGLFGGAGVGKTVLIKEMITRVARNFGGTSVFAGVGERTREGNDLFLEMSEDGVINDTALVFGQMDEPPGTRMRVALSALTMAEYFRDVQNQDVLLFIDNIFRFTQAGSEVSTLLGRMPSAVGYQPTLADEMGQLQERITSTRGRSITSMQAIYVPADDYTDPAPATTFAHLDATTELSRGVFQKGIFPAVDPLASTSTILDPAIVGEDHYRVASEVIRILQKYKELQDIIAILGMDELSEEDKLTVQRARRIERFLSQNMLVAEAFTGQPGSTVPLSETIESFDRITKGDFDHYPEQAFLGIGGLEDLEKKYKEITKK is encoded by the coding sequence ATGACCAGTACTGAAGCCCGTGCCAAGGGGCGCATCGTCTCGGTGACCGGCCCGGTCGTCGACGTCGAATTCCCGCGCGGTTCCGTTCCCGACCAGTTCAACGCGCTCAAGGTCGAAATCGAGTTCGAGCAGCTGCGCAAGACGGTGACGCTCGAGGTCGCCAGCCACCTCGGTGACAACCTCGTCCGCACCATTTCGCTCCAGCCGCAGGACGGCCTCGTCCGTGGCGCCGAGGTCACCGACACCGGCGGCCCCATCACGGTCCCGGTCGGCGACAAGGTCAAGGGCCACGTCTACAACGCGCTCGGCGAGTGCCTGGACGAGCCCGGCTACGGCGAAGACCTCGAGCGCTGGGGCATCCACCGCAACCCGCCGTCCTTCGACCAGCTCGAAGGCAAGACGGAGATGCTGGAGACCGGCCTCAAGGTCGTCGACCTGCTGACCCCGTACGTGCAGGGTGGAAAGATCGGCCTGTTCGGCGGTGCCGGCGTCGGCAAGACGGTGCTCATCAAGGAGATGATCACCCGTGTCGCCCGGAACTTCGGTGGTACCTCGGTGTTCGCCGGTGTCGGCGAGCGCACCCGTGAGGGCAACGACCTCTTCCTGGAGATGTCCGAGGACGGCGTCATCAACGACACCGCCCTCGTCTTCGGCCAGATGGACGAGCCGCCGGGCACCCGTATGCGGGTCGCGCTGTCCGCGCTGACCATGGCGGAGTACTTCCGCGATGTGCAGAACCAGGACGTGCTGCTCTTCATCGACAACATCTTCCGGTTCACCCAGGCCGGTTCCGAGGTGTCGACCCTGCTGGGCCGCATGCCTTCGGCCGTGGGTTACCAGCCGACGCTGGCCGACGAGATGGGTCAGCTCCAGGAGCGGATCACCTCGACCCGTGGTCGTTCGATCACCTCGATGCAGGCGATCTACGTCCCCGCGGACGACTACACCGACCCGGCCCCGGCGACGACGTTCGCCCACCTGGACGCCACCACGGAGCTTTCCCGTGGCGTGTTCCAGAAGGGCATCTTCCCGGCGGTGGACCCGCTGGCGTCGACGTCGACCATTCTCGACCCGGCCATCGTCGGTGAGGACCACTACCGCGTGGCCTCCGAGGTCATCCGGATCCTGCAGAAGTACAAGGAGCTGCAGGACATCATCGCGATCCTCGGTATGGACGAGCTGTCGGAAGAGGACAAGCTCACCGTTCAGCGCGCGCGCCGCATCGAGCGGTTCCTGTCGCAGAACATGCTGGTCGCCGAGGCGTTCACCGGTCAGCCGGGTTCGACCGTGCCGCTGTCGGAGACCATCGAGTCCTTCGACCGCATCACCAAGGGCGACTTCGACCACTACCCGGAGCAGGCGTTCCTGGGTATCGGTGGCCTCGAGGACCTCGAGAAGAAGTACAAGGAAATCACCAAGAAGTGA
- a CDS encoding F0F1 ATP synthase subunit epsilon produces the protein MAEISVELVAVERRLWSGTATFVVAQTTEGEIGIMAGHEPVLGQLVEGGVVKVTTTDGETVTAAVHGGFLSVTATGVSILAESAELSDEIDVDAAKKALTGEDEQERARATAQLRAAGQSV, from the coding sequence GTGGCTGAGATTTCTGTCGAGCTGGTAGCCGTCGAGCGCCGTCTCTGGTCCGGTACCGCCACGTTCGTGGTGGCGCAGACCACCGAGGGCGAGATCGGCATCATGGCCGGTCACGAGCCGGTTCTGGGCCAGCTCGTCGAGGGTGGCGTCGTGAAGGTGACGACCACGGACGGCGAGACCGTGACCGCCGCGGTGCACGGCGGTTTCCTGTCGGTCACCGCGACCGGCGTGAGCATCCTCGCCGAGAGCGCGGAGCTCTCGGACGAGATCGACGTCGACGCGGCCAAGAAGGCGCTGACCGGCGAAGACGAGCAAGAGCGGGCTAGGGCGACCGCCCAGCTTCGCGCGGCCGGTCAGTCAGTCTGA
- a CDS encoding DUF2550 domain-containing protein has translation MEIAVGVLGALTVLAVLAAWYSLRWVRMRRGGGVSVALRWRPDEARSSWHLGLGRYEGEKFVWFRVWSLRTGPDRVFERESMEIADRRDPSGTEAYAVPEGSIVLRCESAKQEAIEIAMGPGALTGFLSWLESAPPGRRLPRAS, from the coding sequence GTGGAAATCGCCGTGGGTGTTCTCGGGGCCCTGACCGTCCTGGCCGTGCTCGCGGCCTGGTATTCGTTGCGGTGGGTCCGGATGCGCCGCGGTGGCGGCGTGAGCGTCGCCCTGCGGTGGCGTCCGGACGAGGCGCGGTCCAGCTGGCATCTGGGGCTGGGCCGCTACGAGGGCGAGAAGTTCGTCTGGTTCCGCGTCTGGAGCCTGCGAACGGGCCCGGATCGCGTGTTCGAGCGCGAAAGCATGGAGATCGCGGACCGGCGAGACCCCTCCGGCACGGAGGCGTACGCCGTCCCCGAAGGTTCGATCGTCCTGCGGTGCGAATCCGCCAAACAGGAGGCGATCGAGATCGCGATGGGTCCCGGTGCCCTCACCGGCTTCCTGTCCTGGCTCGAGTCGGCCCCGCCGGGCCGCCGCCTGCCGCGCGCTTCCTGA
- the aroA gene encoding 3-phosphoshikimate 1-carboxyvinyltransferase, whose product MTIVDIPGSKSITARGLFLAAAAHGTTVLSRPLRSDDSEGFAEGLLKLGYQVSRAPGEWTIEGKPEGPAVDSADVFCRDGATTARFLPALAAAGHGTFRFDASEQMRARPLGPLTDALLELGVDLTFEGSPGHHPLVVRAAGIKGGELTLDAGLSSQFLTALLLVGPLTAEGLRITVTDLVSVPYVEITIAMMRRFGVEVVRDGDTFVVPPTPYQGCRYEIEPDASTSSYFFAAAALTGNSVTVPGLGEGALQGDLAFVEVLRQMGADVEVGPDAVTVTGTGGLRGVTVNMRDISDTVPTLAAIAPFADGPVRIEDVYNTRIKECDRLAACEENLRAMGVPVETGRDWIEIQPGVPTGTSVKCRRDHRIAMAFSVTGLRTPGITLDDPGCVKKTFPGFHDALASLRASWGI is encoded by the coding sequence GTGACCATCGTCGACATCCCCGGTTCGAAGTCGATCACCGCCCGAGGCCTGTTCCTCGCGGCCGCCGCCCACGGGACGACCGTGCTGAGCAGGCCGCTGCGTTCGGACGACTCCGAGGGCTTCGCCGAGGGCCTCCTCAAACTCGGCTACCAGGTCTCCCGCGCTCCCGGCGAGTGGACGATCGAGGGCAAGCCCGAGGGCCCCGCCGTCGACAGCGCCGACGTCTTCTGCCGTGACGGCGCCACCACCGCGCGGTTCCTGCCGGCACTGGCCGCCGCCGGCCACGGCACCTTCCGGTTCGACGCCTCCGAGCAGATGCGCGCCCGGCCGCTGGGCCCGCTCACCGACGCGTTGCTGGAGCTGGGCGTCGACCTGACCTTCGAAGGCTCGCCGGGACACCATCCGCTGGTGGTGCGGGCCGCCGGGATCAAGGGCGGCGAGCTGACGCTGGACGCCGGGCTGTCGTCGCAGTTCCTGACCGCGTTGCTGCTGGTCGGCCCCTTGACCGCCGAGGGCCTGCGGATCACCGTCACGGACCTCGTTTCGGTGCCCTACGTCGAGATCACCATCGCGATGATGCGGCGCTTCGGCGTCGAGGTCGTCCGGGACGGCGACACGTTCGTCGTGCCGCCCACGCCGTATCAGGGCTGTCGCTACGAGATCGAGCCCGACGCTTCGACGTCCAGCTACTTCTTCGCGGCCGCTGCGCTGACCGGCAACTCGGTGACCGTGCCGGGGCTCGGTGAGGGCGCACTGCAGGGGGATCTGGCCTTCGTCGAGGTCCTGCGGCAGATGGGCGCGGACGTCGAAGTCGGCCCGGACGCCGTGACCGTGACCGGAACGGGTGGCCTGCGCGGGGTCACGGTGAACATGCGCGACATCTCCGACACCGTGCCGACGCTCGCGGCCATCGCTCCGTTCGCGGACGGGCCGGTACGGATCGAGGACGTCTACAACACGCGCATCAAGGAATGCGACCGGCTCGCGGCGTGCGAGGAGAACCTGCGCGCGATGGGTGTTCCGGTCGAGACGGGGCGGGACTGGATCGAGATCCAGCCCGGCGTGCCGACGGGGACGTCGGTGAAATGCCGCCGGGACCACCGGATCGCGATGGCGTTCAGTGTCACGGGGCTGCGGACGCCGGGGATCACGCTGGACGACCCCGGTTGCGTGAAGAAGACCTTCCCCGGTTTCCACGATGCCCTCGCTTCGCTCCGAGCCTCCTGGGGCATTTAG
- a CDS encoding cob(I)yrinic acid a,c-diamide adenosyltransferase: MVVRINRVYTKVGDNGTTALGDGSRVPKTSPRLGAYADVDEANSVIGLALAMGALPEEITQVLRAVQNDLFDVGADLCAPIVENPPYEPLRITERYIERLEGWCDEFNERVPKLTSFILPGGTPGAAFLHQARTVARRAERSGWALFEAEQATTNQLAIKYLNRLSDLLFILSRLANPDGDILWQPGGAS; the protein is encoded by the coding sequence ATGGTCGTTCGCATCAACCGCGTGTACACGAAGGTCGGCGACAACGGCACCACGGCGCTCGGCGACGGCTCCCGCGTGCCGAAGACCTCGCCCCGCCTTGGCGCGTACGCCGACGTCGACGAAGCCAACTCCGTCATCGGGCTCGCGCTCGCGATGGGCGCGCTTCCCGAGGAGATCACGCAGGTGCTGCGTGCGGTGCAGAACGATCTCTTCGACGTCGGCGCGGATCTGTGCGCGCCCATCGTGGAGAACCCGCCGTACGAGCCGCTGCGCATCACCGAGCGGTACATCGAACGGCTGGAAGGCTGGTGCGACGAGTTCAACGAGCGCGTGCCGAAGCTGACGTCGTTCATCCTGCCGGGTGGCACCCCGGGGGCGGCTTTCCTGCACCAGGCCCGCACGGTCGCGCGGCGGGCCGAGCGGTCCGGCTGGGCGCTGTTCGAAGCCGAGCAGGCCACGACGAACCAGCTGGCGATCAAATACCTGAACCGGCTTTCGGACCTGCTGTTCATCCTGTCGCGGCTGGCGAATCCGGACGGCGACATCCTGTGGCAGCCGGGCGGGGCGAGCTGA
- the murA gene encoding UDP-N-acetylglucosamine 1-carboxyvinyltransferase, whose product MSEHFDVHGGARLVGEVDVVGAKNSVLKLMAAALLAEGTTTITNCPQILDVPLMGDVLRSVGCEVVIDGDTATITTPAELSHRADSAAMGKLRASVCVLGPLVGRLKQAVVALPGGDAIGSRPLDMHQNGLRKLGATSTIEHGCVVAKADGLRGAQIWLDFPSVGATENILMAAVLAEGTTVIDNAAREPEIVDICTMLTEMGAKVEGAGTSTLTVEGVEKLHPTEHRVIGDRIVGATWAFAAAMTRGDLTVRGVNPHYLDLVLDKLRLAGAEVETFDDKGFRIVQNERPKAVDWVTLPYPGFATDLQPFAVALSAVSEGTSMITENIYEARFRFIEEMMRLSGDARTDGHHAVVRGVEKLSSAPVWAADIRAGAGLVLAGLCADGVTEVWDVFHIDRGYPHFVENLNRLGARIERVAGEPERA is encoded by the coding sequence ATGAGCGAGCACTTCGACGTGCACGGCGGAGCACGGCTGGTCGGCGAGGTCGACGTGGTCGGGGCCAAGAACAGCGTCCTGAAACTGATGGCCGCGGCCCTGCTGGCCGAGGGTACGACGACCATCACGAACTGCCCCCAGATCCTGGACGTTCCCCTGATGGGCGACGTCTTGCGCAGTGTCGGCTGCGAGGTCGTCATCGACGGCGACACCGCCACGATCACCACCCCGGCCGAGCTGTCGCACCGGGCCGATTCGGCCGCGATGGGCAAGCTGCGCGCGTCGGTGTGCGTGCTGGGGCCGCTGGTCGGACGGCTCAAGCAGGCCGTCGTGGCGCTGCCGGGCGGGGACGCCATCGGCTCGCGGCCGCTGGACATGCACCAGAACGGACTGCGCAAGCTGGGCGCCACCAGCACCATCGAGCACGGCTGCGTCGTGGCGAAGGCCGACGGGCTGCGCGGCGCGCAGATCTGGCTGGACTTCCCGAGCGTCGGCGCCACCGAGAACATCCTGATGGCCGCCGTGCTCGCCGAGGGCACCACGGTCATCGACAACGCCGCGCGCGAACCCGAGATCGTCGACATCTGCACGATGCTGACCGAGATGGGCGCGAAGGTCGAAGGCGCGGGCACCTCGACCCTCACCGTCGAGGGCGTCGAGAAGCTGCACCCCACCGAGCACCGCGTGATCGGCGACCGGATCGTCGGCGCGACCTGGGCGTTCGCCGCCGCGATGACCCGGGGCGACCTGACCGTCCGCGGTGTCAACCCGCACTACCTCGACCTGGTCCTCGACAAGCTCCGCCTGGCGGGTGCCGAGGTCGAGACGTTCGACGACAAGGGCTTCCGCATCGTCCAGAACGAGCGCCCGAAGGCCGTCGACTGGGTGACGCTGCCGTACCCCGGTTTCGCGACCGACCTGCAGCCGTTCGCGGTGGCGCTGTCCGCGGTCTCCGAGGGCACCTCGATGATCACGGAGAACATCTACGAAGCCCGGTTCCGGTTCATCGAAGAGATGATGCGGCTTTCCGGCGACGCGCGCACCGATGGGCACCACGCCGTCGTCCGCGGCGTGGAGAAACTTTCGAGCGCCCCGGTGTGGGCCGCGGACATCCGCGCCGGCGCCGGGCTGGTGCTGGCGGGGCTGTGCGCGGACGGCGTCACCGAGGTCTGGGACGTCTTCCACATCGACCGCGGTTACCCGCATTTCGTGGAGAACCTGAACCGGCTCGGTGCCCGCATCGAGCGCGTCGCGGGCGAACCCGAGCGGGCTTGA
- a CDS encoding trypsin-like serine protease, whose amino-acid sequence MRFTPAATVTAMAAALLLGGATAATAINSYNATPAPERTEVGALVATWDNDGDPATPDRVDWVCSGTMVDADTFLTAAHCTTDWPANVRFFVSLDQDVQAGLDAAAKKYPGDPAAVAKAVAVEGVAHSEPGYPGNSADSHDIAVVQLPAKQVAARWSFTPAKLPSAGQLDKLGPQGLNSTPFVVAGYGTQEAVNGPGGHTHPGGGVRMKAPVTFDALNKTWVRLAMTAPQGNGGACYGDSGGPNFATIDGKRVLVSTTITGDGPCYATNVTYRLDSPTSRDFLAPFVALP is encoded by the coding sequence GTGAGGTTCACCCCCGCCGCCACCGTCACGGCGATGGCCGCCGCCCTGCTGCTGGGCGGCGCCACCGCCGCGACCGCGATCAACTCCTACAACGCGACCCCCGCGCCCGAGCGCACCGAGGTCGGCGCCCTCGTCGCCACCTGGGACAACGACGGCGACCCCGCCACACCGGACCGGGTCGACTGGGTGTGCTCCGGCACCATGGTGGACGCCGACACCTTCCTCACCGCCGCGCACTGCACCACCGACTGGCCCGCCAACGTGCGGTTCTTCGTCTCGCTCGACCAGGACGTGCAAGCGGGTCTCGACGCGGCCGCGAAGAAGTACCCCGGCGACCCGGCGGCGGTCGCCAAGGCCGTCGCCGTCGAGGGCGTCGCGCACAGCGAGCCCGGCTACCCCGGCAACTCCGCCGACTCGCACGACATCGCCGTCGTCCAGCTGCCCGCGAAGCAGGTCGCCGCACGTTGGAGCTTCACCCCCGCGAAGCTGCCCAGTGCCGGTCAGCTCGACAAGCTCGGCCCGCAGGGGCTGAACTCGACGCCGTTCGTGGTCGCCGGCTACGGCACGCAGGAAGCCGTGAACGGGCCGGGCGGGCACACGCATCCCGGCGGCGGCGTCCGGATGAAGGCGCCCGTCACCTTCGACGCGCTCAACAAGACCTGGGTCCGGCTCGCGATGACGGCACCGCAGGGCAACGGCGGCGCCTGCTACGGCGACTCCGGCGGGCCGAACTTCGCCACGATCGACGGCAAGCGTGTCCTCGTGTCGACGACCATCACCGGTGACGGGCCCTGCTACGCCACCAATGTCACCTACCGGCTGGACTCGCCGACGTCGCGTGACTTCCTCGCGCCGTTCGTCGCCCTGCCCTGA
- a CDS encoding LysE family translocator yields MTWGVYSGFALMMLALALVPGPDNMVVLKNALSGGVRGGGWACFGVGAANLAQATAAALGLGAVIMNSRPVFEAVKWAGAAYLCYLGVRALIGAFRGDYAGLAETAAARRSGFRRWREGFLSNVTNPKVLVLYLSVLPQFLTPGVTGTGDALLLAYTIAAAGTVAQLLLLFFVHRVRTWLERRKVRRALDGVTGTALVGFGTALVLE; encoded by the coding sequence ATGACCTGGGGTGTGTACAGCGGTTTCGCGCTGATGATGCTGGCGCTCGCGCTCGTCCCCGGCCCGGACAACATGGTGGTGCTGAAGAACGCGCTGTCCGGCGGTGTCCGCGGCGGAGGTTGGGCCTGTTTCGGCGTCGGCGCCGCGAATCTCGCGCAGGCGACCGCGGCCGCGCTCGGTCTCGGCGCGGTCATCATGAACTCGCGGCCGGTGTTCGAAGCCGTGAAATGGGCGGGCGCGGCGTACCTCTGCTACCTCGGCGTCCGGGCTCTGATCGGCGCCTTCCGCGGGGACTACGCCGGGCTCGCCGAGACCGCAGCCGCCCGGCGGAGCGGATTCCGCCGCTGGCGGGAAGGCTTCCTCTCCAACGTCACCAACCCGAAGGTGCTCGTGCTGTACCTGTCGGTGCTGCCGCAGTTCCTGACCCCGGGCGTCACCGGCACCGGGGACGCGCTGCTGCTGGCGTACACGATCGCGGCCGCGGGCACGGTCGCCCAGCTCCTGCTGCTGTTCTTCGTGCACCGCGTGCGGACCTGGCTCGAACGCCGCAAGGTCCGCCGGGCGCTCGACGGTGTCACCGGCACGGCGCTGGTCGGCTTCGGCACCGCGCTCGTGCTGGAGTAA
- a CDS encoding LysE family translocator — MTWSSYSSYLVIVVLIVLAPGPDTMVMLKNSLSGGTRGGFLTTAGIFVANAVQGTAAALGLGVVIAQSQPVFVTLKWVGAAYLVFLGFQALRGAWRGDYSGVTAVKQQRSSGFRRFREGFLSNITNPKVLVLYLSVLPQFLDPVTTSAWHALLLAYTVAVLGAIWLLTLLFFVHRVRTWLERRKVRRALDGVTGTALVGFGAALVFES; from the coding sequence GTGACGTGGAGTTCGTACAGCAGCTATCTGGTCATCGTCGTCCTGATCGTCCTCGCGCCCGGGCCGGACACGATGGTGATGCTCAAGAACTCGCTGTCCGGCGGCACCCGCGGCGGTTTCCTCACCACGGCCGGGATCTTCGTGGCCAACGCCGTCCAGGGCACCGCCGCCGCGCTCGGCCTCGGTGTCGTGATCGCGCAGTCGCAGCCGGTGTTCGTGACGCTCAAATGGGTCGGCGCCGCATACCTGGTCTTCCTCGGTTTCCAGGCGTTGCGCGGCGCGTGGCGGGGCGACTACTCCGGTGTCACGGCGGTGAAGCAGCAACGGTCGAGCGGGTTCCGCCGCTTCCGCGAGGGCTTCCTTTCCAACATCACCAACCCGAAGGTGCTCGTGCTGTACCTCTCGGTGCTGCCGCAGTTCCTCGATCCGGTGACGACGTCGGCGTGGCACGCGCTGCTGCTCGCGTACACGGTCGCCGTCCTGGGCGCGATCTGGCTGCTGACGCTGCTGTTCTTCGTGCACCGCGTGCGGACCTGGCTCGAACGCCGCAAGGTCCGGCGGGCGCTCGACGGCGTCACCGGCACGGCGCTGGTCGGCTTCGGCGCGGCTTTGGTGTTCGAGTCATGA
- a CDS encoding YdbT family protein, which produces MHEGQIDLLPGERVIWAGQPVRRPLFNPGDYFNVPVGLLWLGAVTVFFAANHDTAFHTAAWVVLTVAGVLHLAGRPLIRYLRLASTTYAVTDGRVIATSSLVRRKEESAALAGLADPVVTPGPGKTGTITFGRLGVLAWASANFGAGTGKDRKPPVILVGVSDVAKVREKLAKAVEEARNRNP; this is translated from the coding sequence ATGCATGAGGGGCAGATCGACCTCCTTCCAGGCGAACGGGTCATCTGGGCCGGGCAGCCCGTGCGCAGGCCCCTCTTCAATCCCGGCGACTACTTCAACGTCCCTGTCGGCCTCCTCTGGCTCGGCGCCGTCACGGTGTTCTTCGCGGCCAACCACGACACGGCGTTCCACACGGCCGCATGGGTCGTGCTCACCGTCGCGGGCGTCCTGCATCTCGCCGGTAGGCCGCTGATCCGCTACCTCAGGCTCGCCTCGACCACGTACGCCGTGACGGACGGCCGGGTCATCGCGACCAGTTCGCTCGTCCGCCGCAAGGAGGAGTCCGCGGCGCTGGCCGGCCTCGCGGATCCCGTCGTCACCCCCGGGCCGGGCAAGACCGGGACGATCACCTTCGGCAGGCTCGGCGTGCTGGCGTGGGCGTCGGCGAACTTCGGCGCCGGCACCGGTAAGGACCGGAAGCCGCCGGTCATCCTGGTGGGCGTCAGCGACGTGGCGAAGGTCCGGGAGAAGCTGGCGAAAGCCGTCGAAGAGGCGCGAAACCGGAACCCTTAG